The Triticum dicoccoides isolate Atlit2015 ecotype Zavitan unplaced genomic scaffold, WEW_v2.0 scaffold21853, whole genome shotgun sequence genome has a window encoding:
- the LOC119345245 gene encoding NEP1-interacting protein-like 2 has product MASSLSCGALTGAVTGALAGRASDSGVLRGARSGAITGAVLSIVVLQASRAYWCSDRLGASSMSMTDFIEQLLHARFEQQRLGFSAHTSHQSQASISDFGHDDAYEIFGDISLRGLSHESLKKLPHYVVTDQDMVAGETARRLPNCSHTFHQPCVDKWLFTHGSCPVCRQHVQRI; this is encoded by the exons tgtggAGCACTAACCGGAGCAGTCACCGGCGCGCTGGCGGGCAGAGCCTCCGATAGCGGCGTTCTCCGGGGAGCTAGATCTGGAGCTATCACCGGGGCTGTCCTCTCCATCGTGGTTCTCCAGGCATCTCGCGCCTACTGGTGCTCGGACCGGCTCGGCGCGTCATCCATGTCCATG ACAGATTTCATAGAGCAGCTCCTTCATGCCCGGTTTGAGCAACAGCGGCTTGGATTTTCAGCACATACATCACACCAGTCGCAG GCCAGCATATCCGACTTTGGTCACGATGATGCGTATGAAATCTTCGGAGACATTTCATTGAGAGGGCTTTCGCACGAGTCCCTGAAGAAATTGCCACACTATGTGGTAACTGATCAG GATATGGTAGCTGGCGAGACAGCAAGGAGGTTGCCGAATTGCTCCCATACTTTTCACCAGCCCTGCGTGGACAAATGGCTCTTTACCCACGGTTCTTGCCCTGTGTGTCGGCAACATGTGCAGCGTATATAG